The genomic interval GTAATCTCCAATCTCGTTGACACATATATCCCTCCACAAAGTTTAGAAGATCAATGGGAGCCTAAGTCTTTAAGTGATGTTTTAGCAGATGAATTTAAACTTAAAATTCCTGTATTGGAATGGATTGAGGAAGATCATCATATCCAACCGGAGCAAATCAAAGAAAAAATTCTTGATTTAGCAGCAAAACATTATAACGAAAAAGTAAGCCAGGCTGGAAGAGAGACAATATCGCAGTTTGAAAAGTCTGTTATTTTGCAAACTCTGGACAATCAATGGCGTGAACACCTTGCTGCAATGGATCAATTACGTCAAGGTATCCACTTGCGTGGTTATGCGCAAAAAGATCCAAAACAAGAGTATAAAAAAGAGGCATTCACTTTATTTTCTACAATGCTTGATAATTTGAAGTATGATGTAATTCGACTCATTTCCTCTGTGGAGGTTCAGACTGCTGCAGATGTCAATGCTGTTGAAGAACAACGACGTGCAGAGCAAGTGAGTAAAATGAGTTTACAGCACAGTGACTTTAGTGATGCTGATGAAGAAAATGATAAAGCTCAAACCTATAAGCGTCAGGAGAAAAAAATTGGGCGAAATGATCCCTGTCCTTGTGGATCGGGTAAGAAGTTTAAAGCGTGCCATGGAAGTTTAGTGTGAAAATAACGGTTGCAGTAGCAGTTATTATTGATAAACAACAACGCTTCTTGATAACCCAGCGTCCTATTCATGCTTCTCATGGAGGATGTTGGGAGTTTCCAGGTGGTAAACTAGAAGAAAATGAGACTTCTGAACTTGCACTGATTAGAGAAATCAAAGAGGAAATTGATCTGGATGTGCACCAATATCAGCTATTAGGTGAAGTAAAGCATCAGTATCCAGATAAGACGGTAACATTGATCGTTTTTCTGGTAACCCATTTTTCTGGTGAACCTTCATGTAGGGAAAATCAGTTAGGGATGAAATGGGTTAACCTTCAGGAGTTGAATTCTCAAAATTTTCCTGCAGCCAATCAAGAGATAATCACGATGATACACCACCATTTCTCATAAAGACTTTTCGAGAGAAAATGTCGTTGATGAGTAATTCTAAATTAATCCTGTAAGTCAATTTGAAATCGAAGTACTCTAAATTTTCAAGGTGTTAAATGAAAATTTTTACGGTGAGCCTAACACCAGCGTCTTGAAATCAATGAATTATTTATAAATCTTATATCACAAATGAAATTATCAAATTGGATTTAAAATGTCTTTTTTGGTTAAAATAAATTCTATGTGATAGGAGAAAAAATATGAAAAAACCCAGCAAAATTGTTGTGTTCGATGTTGATGGACCTATAAATGCAGCAGGCGGTACACAGAATATTTTTCCTGGACATAACCGAAGTCCAGAATTAGATTTGGGAGATGATCCAAAAGATTTTTGTGTACCCAATAAGAATTTTTTAAAATTAACATTGGAGATTTTATATCAAAACAATATTCTGCCAGTTATTGGTTCACAGCGTATTCAAATGGCAGACAATCATCCGTTTTATGGAAACTATGTATCTACCATGTATCAGGCTCTTAATCATTTTCTTGGATCGAAAAGGCCTTATCTTGAGGAAGATATTGCCCGAGAAATAGGCAAACAACTTCGGGGGCACAACACCGAACAATCTAAAAATGCGATATTAGAGCTATATGGAAAAAAATTCAACATAGCACCCGATAGTATTATTTTGATTGATGATGATGCAGGATATAAGGAGCCTGCTGAGGCTGAGCACTATCAATTCGTTCATGCGCCAAGAAGAGCAAAAACTAATTCGGCCGAAGACAATGCATACCTTTATGAAACGCTCTTTCGTACCCTACCTGCTGAAATAATTTTAAATAGTTTAAAAACGTCTAATGAATGTCAAGAAGTAAAAGACGAATTTCAAAAGCAATTATTCGAGGTACTTAACCTTAAAATGCGTCAAATTCCCTTTTTATCTCAAGAAATAATCGCAAAAGAGGTTTTAAAGGACATCCAAAAAGACATTATGCATACCCAATGGAAAAATAATTTTTTCAGTGCAGTAAAAATTTCAAGCAGTAGTGGAATTCATAATACGATACCTAAAGAAATGATTAAAATTCTAAAGGAAATTAAAAATGCTCAAGATTTTAAGCAAACATGGGATACCACATTAACTAATGTACAGAATATAATTAATGAGTCAGTTCATAAAAAAGAGTATTTATGCATGAGCCGAACAGGTGAAACACCAAAAGAGTTTTATCAAAATACTAGAGCAATGATTCAAAATTTGCGCGACAGCGAGTCTAGACCAGAGGTTGTTGAAGATGACTCTTTAAAAGTTACTCCATGATTCAGATAACTTTTGACAATTGAAGATACTGACGATGTAAATTATTTATCGTTGTTGTCAGATCTTCAATTTCCAAATCATTAACTACTACATCATCAGCATTTTTTAGACGTAGGCTCATATTAGGCTGGGCTGATAAAATAGCCTGAGCTTGCTCCTTACTGCATTTATCTCGTTGCATTACCCGTGATAGTTGAGTTTCTGTTGGGGTGGTGATGAGTAATACTCTATCGATGTAGGGGTAATTATGCTTTGTAATAAGCAAAGGTATTTCCACAATACAATACGGTGTTGTACACGCATCGACTTTTTCTTTAATTTCTTGACGAATAAGTGGATGTAAAAGTTGTTCGAGCCACTCACGTTCTTTTGGATTTGAAAAAATAATTTCTCTTAATTGGCTGCGGTTTAGCTCTTTATCTGGGTTTAGAATTTTAGTTCCAAAATGTGCGACAATTTTTTTGTAGATGTGTTTCTCTTTTTGGGTCAGTTCTCGCGATATTTTGTCCGCGGAGATCACTTCTATACCCAATTGAGAGAAAAGGGTTGCAACAGTGGTTTTACCACTTGCTATATCACCTGTTAATCCAATGCAATAAACCATTTATCAAAGTCCCTGCTTATTCAAACAGGTTACTAAATTAATATAACATGTATCTGGTACAGGACTTTTTTGTTTGCAATAGGCTTGAGCTGCTAAAGCGGCATCTTCACGATGTGGATATCGGTTGCTTGTCCAAACAAATGCTTCTCTATCAAATGCAGTGCATTCCCACTTTGGCATGACATTAACTCCTGCGATGAAATTTTCGCAGTTAGCTTTGCTTGTTCGACAAGTAGCAGGCATTTTGCTATTTTTTTTGCATTTAGCGTAAGAAA from Legionella sainthelensi carries:
- the mutT gene encoding 8-oxo-dGTP diphosphatase MutT; this encodes MKITVAVAVIIDKQQRFLITQRPIHASHGGCWEFPGGKLEENETSELALIREIKEEIDLDVHQYQLLGEVKHQYPDKTVTLIVFLVTHFSGEPSCRENQLGMKWVNLQELNSQNFPAANQEIITMIHHHFS
- the coaE gene encoding dephospho-CoA kinase (Dephospho-CoA kinase (CoaE) performs the final step in coenzyme A biosynthesis.), which produces MVYCIGLTGDIASGKTTVATLFSQLGIEVISADKISRELTQKEKHIYKKIVAHFGTKILNPDKELNRSQLREIIFSNPKEREWLEQLLHPLIRQEIKEKVDACTTPYCIVEIPLLITKHNYPYIDRVLLITTPTETQLSRVMQRDKCSKEQAQAILSAQPNMSLRLKNADDVVVNDLEIEDLTTTINNLHRQYLQLSKVI